The following coding sequences lie in one Arachis hypogaea cultivar Tifrunner chromosome 9, arahy.Tifrunner.gnm2.J5K5, whole genome shotgun sequence genomic window:
- the LOC112709533 gene encoding uncharacterized protein has product MGATPFHRSILEVRLPKHFDKPTDMRYDGTQDPQEHLTAFEARMNLEGVGDEVRCRAFPVTLAGPAIRWFNGLPQGSIYGFLDISRAFLAQFTTRIAKAKHPINLLGVTQRQGELTRKYLDRFNDECLEIDGLTDSVASLCLTNGLLNENFRKHLTTKPVWMMHEIQTVAKEYINDEEVSQVVAANKRHSGYIQPRQQGNGERLKEQTREGAPSKATRPFPRVGKFTNYTPLTLPIMEVYQQIAEKRILPKPRPLKDRTGGNKNFYCDYHKGYGHQTQDCFDLKDALEQAIMEGKLAESSHLIREPRRRYRDQDEEGKTCSAKR; this is encoded by the coding sequence ATGGGCGCCACCCCATTCCACCGATCCATCCTCGAAGTCCGGTTGCCGAAGcacttcgacaaaccaacggacatgaggtacgatggaacTCAAGACCCTCAAGAACACCTCACGGCCTTCGAAGCAAGGATGAATCTAGAGGGAGTAGGGGACGAGGTGAGGTGCCgagccttcccggtaaccctgGCAGGACCCGCGATCAGATGGTTTAACGGCCTCCCGCAAGGGTCCATCTACGGGTTTTTGGACATCAGTCGTGCATTTCTGGCCCAGTTTACAACACGAATAGCAAAGGCAAAGCACCCGATCAACCTTCTGGGGGTAACCCAGAGACAGGGAGAGCTGACCAGAAAATACCTGGAtcggttcaacgacgaatgcttggaaaTAGACGGCCTAACCGATTCGGTGGCCAGCCTTTGCCTGACGAACGGCCTTCTCAACGAGAACTTTCGAAAACACCTTACCACGAAACCAGTCTGGATGATGCACGAGATCCAAACGGTAGCCAAGGAGTATATAAACGATGAGGAAGTCAGCCaagtcgtggctgccaataaacggcatTCCGGCTACATCCAACCTCGGCAACAAGGTAACGGAGAAAGACTGAAGGAACAAACCAGGGAAGGAGCTCCAAGCAAGGCAACCAGGCCATTCCCCCGGGTCGGGAAATTCACCAACTACACTCCGCTTACTCTTCCCATCATGGAAGTTTATCAGCAAATAGCCGAGAAACGAATCCTGCCGAAGCCCCGACCACTCAAGGACCGTACGGGAGGAAACAAGAACTTCTATTGTGACTACCACAAAGGCTATGGTCACCAAACACAGGACTGCTTTGACCTGAAGGATGCACTAGAACAAGCGATAATGGAAGGTAAGCTAGCGGAATCCTCCCATCTTATCAGGGAGCCGAGGAGGCGTTATCGCGACCAAGACGAAGAAGGCAAAACCTGTTCGGCAAAGCGGTGA
- the LOC140175228 gene encoding uncharacterized protein produces the protein MVITARVGTGLVKRILVDTGADSNIMFHNVFDALGLRDTDLTTHQHGVIGLGDHFIKPDGVISLPISVGQTQGRRSAMAEFVILRDSTAYHIILGRKTINDVEAIINKKLLVMKFVTDDGSIGSIRGDLETAFACDNASLSLRKKSKEASGVFLADLDARVDDKARPEPEGDLEKFRIGDTEEKFTFINKNLPHELKEPLVEMIRANRDLFAWTSADMPGIDPKIMSHHLAVKSEARPVAQRRRKMSRERAEEVARQTASLLEAGFIREVDYSTWLSNVVLVKKHNGKWRMCVDYSDLNKACPKDCFPLPNIDALVDAAAGYRNPGGTPCAREAKGRGAVISIPRHNRISPGRSPSARRREDSTTSLLREQSPARGRIKVQLTRKASPSTLDLFTEVKAILPRSPGCRKNGPGNPTSDGIFFSRSNGRSNRRNEHTVEAPRGRSLQPDVRGCRDHPRKPGWSRIRAVDQVRIPRSNNQAEYEAFIGGLTLAAEVGATRLEICSDSQAVTSQVNGSYQARDSLLQKYLEKVKNLSQKFEEVTVHHVPRERNTRADLLSKLASTKPGEGNRSLIQGMTRESAVTLHLSQLGSSWLDPITSFLESGKLPDDEKDAAKLRREAAKYAVIQGQLFKKGLNQPLLKCLRPDQTDYVLREVHEGCCGHHIGGKALARKLIQAGYYWPSMMADSKEFWGVDLLGPFPVGPGQVKYLIVAIDYYTKWIEAESLASISSSNCKKFMWRHVITQFGIPEVVISDNGT, from the exons atggtcatcacggctaGAGTGGGAACCGGTCTCGTCAAAAGAATCCTCGTCGACACGGGGGCtgactcgaacatcatgttccACAACGTATTTGACGCACTGGGACTAAGGGACACCGATCTGACGACTCACCAGCACGGGGTCATTGGAttgggcgaccacttcatcaaaccTGATGGAGTAATATCCCTACCGATCTCAGTGGGACAGACTCAAGGCCGAAGATCGGCGATGGCCGAGTTCGTGATCCTCCGAGATTCCACCGCCTACCATATCATCTTGGGAAGGAAGACGATTAACGATGTTGAAGCGATAATCAACAAGAAGCTGCTAGTCATGAAGTTTGTTACCGACGACGGATCTATAGGGTCCATAAGAGGAGACCTTGAGACGGCATTCGCTTGCGACAATGCCAGCCTCTCCCTAAGGAAGAAATCCAAAGAGGCGTCCGGCGTGTTCCTAGCCGACCTGGACGCCAGAGTAGACGACAAAGCAAGACCGGAACCAGAAGGGGACCTGGAAAAATTCAGGATCGGTGACACGGAGGAAAAATTCACGTTCATCAACAAGAATCTCCCGCATGAGCTGAAGGAGCCCTTGGTCGAAATGATAAGGGCCAATAGGGATTTGTTTGCCTGGACATcggccgacatgccgggcatagaccccaaaaTTATGTCACACCACCTGGCCGTCAAGTCGGAAGCACGCCCAGTAGCCCAACGAAGGAGAAAGATGTCGCGGGAGAGGGCGGAGGAGGTAgccaggcagacggccagcctcctagaagcaggTTTCATACGAGAAGTAGACTACTCGACATGGCTCTCGAATGTAGTTCTAGTAAAAAAGCACAacggcaaatggagaatgtgcgtagactactcTGACCTTAACAAGGCATGCCCTAAGGACTGTTTCCCCCTCCCTAACATAGACGCGCTCGTCGATGCTGCGGCGGGTTACC GAAATCCTGGCGGCACCCCCTGTGCTCGGGAAGCCAAAGGACGGGGAGCCGTTATATCTATACCTCGCCATAACAGGATAAGCCCTGGCCGCAGTCCTAGTGCGAGAAGAAGGGAGGACTCAACAACCAGTCTACTTCGTGAGCAGAGCCCTGCAAGGGGCAGAATTAAGGTACAGCTAACTAGAAAAGCTAGCCCTAGCACTCTTGACCTCTTCACGGAGGTTAAAGCAATACTTCCAAGGTCACCAGGTTGTCGTAAGAACGGACCAGGGAATCCGACAA GCGATGGCATATTTTTTAGTAGAAGTAACGGGAGATCCAACCGAAGAAACgagcacacggtggaagctccacgtggacggagcctccaaccagacgtCCGGGGGTGCCGGGATCATCCTAGAAAGCCCGGTTGGAGTCGTATACGAGCAGTCGATCAGGTTCGAATTCCCCGTtcgaacaaccaggcagaatatgaagccttcaTAGGGGGCTTAACCCTAGCAGCGGAAGTCGGAGCAACAAGGCTGGAAATATGCAGCGATTCACAGGCCGTCACCTCCCAGGTAAACGGGAGCTATCAAGCCAGAGACTCATTATTacaaaaatacttggaaaaagTCAAGAACTTAAGCCAAAAGTTTGAGGAGGTCACGGTCCACCACGTGCCCAGAGagaggaacacacgggcagatctCCTATCAAAATTGGCCAGCACAAAACCGGGAGAAGGCAACCGATCTCTCATCCAAGGCATGACGAGGGAGTCGGCGGTCACCCTGCATCTGTCACAGCTGGGCTCTTCAtggctagaccccatcaccagTTTCCTAGAAAGTGGCAAACTCCCTGACGATGAAAAGGACGCCGCAAAACTGAGAAGGGAAGCAGCCAAATACGCGGTCATTCAAGGACAGCTATTCAAGAAAGGGCTCAACCAGCCCCTACTGAAGTGCTTAcgccccgaccagacggactacgtcCTCAGGGAAGTCCATGAAGGCTGCTGCGGACACCACATAGGAGGCAAAGCCTTAGCAAGAAAGTTAATCCAAGCTGGATACTATTGGCCGTCAATGATGGCAGACTCCAAAGAATTC TGGGGAGTCGATCTCTTGGGGCCGTTCCCAGTCGGTCCCGGGCAAGTGAAGTATCTCATAGTCGCCATTgattactacaccaaatggatagaagcCGAGTCGCTGGCTagcatatcctcatccaattgcaagaaatttatgTGGAGGCACGTGATAACGCAATTCGGGATCCCAGAAGTCGTTATCTCGGACAATGGCACGTAG
- the LOC140175229 gene encoding uncharacterized protein — translation MLGLQKRLDNKKGAWADELASVLWSYRTTEQSSTKETPFRLTYGLDAVIPVEIGEPSPRLHLKGVEEAVEKDLIDEAREMAHLTETVLKQRMALRYNTKVLRREFEPNDLVLRRNDIGLRTPGVGKLAANWEGPYRIKKVMGKGAFKLERLNGKEVPRTWNADNLRRFYS, via the coding sequence ATGTTAGGGCTGCAGAAACGGTTGGATAATAAAAAAGGTGCTTGGGCCGACGAACTAGCCTCGGTCCTCTGGTCTTACCGAACAACCGAGCAGTCCTCCACTAAGGAGACTCCCTTCCGACTGACATACGGGTTAGATGCGGTAATACCCGTGGAGATCGGGGAACCGAGTCCCCGGCTACATTTGAAAGGAGTAGAGGAAGCCGTGGAGAAGGACCTAATAGATGAAGCAAGAGAAATGGCCCATTTGACGGAAACAGTGCTGAAACAAAGAATGGCTCtgcgctacaacaccaaagtgctcaGAAGGGAGTTCGAACCGAACGATCTCGTCCTAAGACGTAACGACATCGGCTTACGGACCCCCGGAGTAGGCAAGctggcggcaaactgggaaggcccctatagaATCAAAAAAGTGATGGGCAAAGGTGCTTTCAAGTTAGAAAGGCTCAACGGCAAGGAAGTCCCAAGAACATGGAACGCGGACAACCTAAGAAGATTCTACTCCTAG
- the LOC112709534 gene encoding uncharacterized protein produces MVHGPCGPYNKNSSCMKNGSCSKFYPKEFRQRTLIDEAGFPKNRHTDNGRTVKKRECVLDNKFIVPYNPELLLKFGCHINVEYTCQTSSIKYLFKHVHKGNDRVTATLYNAGDPSEATQVVDEIRNYYDCRYISACEAVWRLFGYEIQEKEPFVIRLPFHLEDEQPVVYGETSNVNDIVERTISHKSMFLGWMAANMSYPYARSLTYAEFPTKFVWKDDSSSGFLERKASQLEVIICRVSNQVCLEGRFFKWFPRKKGFVIGRLTHVPAANTEEYYQRLLLNTQRGCMSFQDIRIVGGTIYATYRDACFALGLLQDDKEFIDAIKEASSWASGSYVRRLFVILLTSNNISRPEHVWDRCWHELSDDILYRQRAVMNMSKLTMSDDEIKQLCLMDIDKILYSYGKTLKDYPPMPLATEVDNSLLTERVIREELNFNRDDLKKNATDMLAIATPEQRYAFDKIVTAVYCDEWGFFFVYGHGGTGKIFL; encoded by the exons ATGGTACATGGTCCATGTGGTCCGTACAACAAGAATTCATCTTGCATGAAGAATGGATCCTGTTCAAAGTTCTATCCTAAAGAGTTTAGACAGCGAACACTCATTGATGAGGCCGGATTTCCCAAAAATAGGCATACTGATAACGGTCGAACAGTGAAAAAAAGGGAATGTGTACTAGACAATAAGTTCATTGTTCCGTATAATCCAGAATTGTTGCTCAAGTTCGGGTGCCACATAAATGTGGAATACACATGCCAAACAAGTTCTATTAAGTATCTGTTTAAGCATGTACACAAGGGTAATGACCGCGTAACAGCTACTCTATACAATGCTGGTGATCCGTCAGAAGCCACACAAGTTGTTGACGAAATTAGGAATTACTACGATTGTAGGTATATTTCGGCATGTGAGGCAGTCTGGCGTCTATTTGGATAcgaaatccaagagaaagaaccATTTGTGATTAGACTTCCATTCCATTTGGAGGATGAGCAACCTGTGGTTTATGGTGAAACTTCTAATGTGAATGATATCGTCGAAAGAACAATATCTCATAAGTCCATGTTTTTGGGATGGATGGCAGCGAACATGTCATATCCTTATGCCCGAAGTCTGACTTATGCTGAGTTTCCAACCAAGTTTGTTTGGAAGGACGATTCTTCAAGTGGTTTCCTAGAAAGAAAGGCTTCGCAATTAGAAG TTATAATTTGTAGAGTTTCCAACCAAGTTTGTTTGGAAGGACGATTCTTCAAGTGGTTTCCTAGAAAGAAAGGCTTCGTAATTGGAAGGTTGACTCATGTACCTGCAG CAAATACCGAAGAATATTACCAACGACTTCTCTTGAATACTCAAAGAGGATGTATGAGTTTTCAAGATATAAGAATAGTAGGAGGAACAATTTATGCTACGTATAGAGATGCATGCTTTGCCCTTGGACTCTTGCAAGATGACAAAGAATTCATTGATGCAATTAAGGAAGCAAGCTCATGGGCCTCAGGATCATATGTTAGGAGGTTATTTGTCATTCTATTAACATCCAACAATATCTCAAGACCAGAACATGTTTGGGATAGATGTTGGCATGAACTCTCAGATGATATTTTGTATCGACAGAGAGCCGTGATGAACATGAGCA AGTTAACAATGTCAGATGATGAGATTAAGCAGTTGTGCTTAATGGATATAGACAAGATCTTATATTCCTATGGTAAAACCTTGAAAGACTATCCTCCTATGCCTTTAGCAACTGAAGTTGATAATTCTTTGTTAACCGAAAGGGTTATAAGGGAAGAGCTAAACTTTAACAGGGATGATTTAAagaaaaatgccacagacatgtTAGCCATCGCAACACCTGAGCAGAGATATGCATTCGATAAAATTGTTACAGCTGTGTATTGTGATGAATGGGGTTTTTTCTTTGTGTATGGTCATGGAGGTACTGGAAAAATATTTCTCTAG
- the LOC140175230 gene encoding uncharacterized protein yields MSAEIRSRGDIVLNVASSGIASLLLPNGRTAHSRFKIPLNITEDSVCNIKPGSPQAMLLLKAKLIIWDEAPMVSRYCYETLDKCLGDIMRYSPTYSKDLPFGGKVVVLGGDFRQILPIIPRGSRQDIVHSTVNSSYLWKFCQVLKLTKNMRLSIGTTASDQDEIEQFGEWLLKVSDGLIGDNMDGESEICLPGDIIIPSSDQAFDELVHFSYPNILENMSSKDFFKARTILAPTLDIVEEVNNHLMAIIPGGKKLYLSSDSICMDEGNMESQLDLYDPELLNSINCSSLPPHKSILKVGVPVMLLRNIDQSSGLCNGTRLQVRKLGNHVIECEVLTGNIVGHIALIPRMNMVPTNEIVPVRFQRRQFPIIVSFAMTINKFQGQTLSHVGLYLPRPVFTHGQLYVALSRVKTLNGGHLSCLSCSLAFYQIQNLKHQFFSLSQRGAFYLREIPLAATLAFWVKLRGRGLWIGIHIGAFVQTLLLSIITSCIDWEQKVINARKRQFERHSSEDNGLIREDNDENSI; encoded by the exons ATGTCTGCTGAGATTCGCTCAAGGGGTGATATAGTGTTAAACGTTGCTTCGAGTGGTATTGCATCTTTACTTCTTCCCAATGGAAGAACGGCACACTCAAGGTTCAAAATACCGCTGAATATAACTGAGGATTCTGTATGTAACATCAAACCTGGTTCCCCTCAAGCAATGTTACTGTTGAAAGCCAAACTTATAATTTGGGATGAGGCCCCAATGGTTAGTAGGTACTGCTATGAAACGCTTGATAAATGCTTGGGTGACATCATGAGGTATTCTCCAACATATAGCAAAGATTTGCcatttggaggaaaagtggttgTACTAGGTGGAGACTTTAGACAAATTCTTCCTATCATTCCACGAGGATCGAGACAAGATATCGTTCATTCAACCGTGAATTCGTCTTACCTTTGGAAGTTTTGTCAGGtgctcaaactaacaaaaaaCATGAGACTCTCTATAGGAACGACTGCTTCAGATCAAGATGAGATAGAGCAATTTGGTGAGTGGTTATTGAAAGTTAGTGATGGTCTCATAGGTGACAATATGGATGGTGAATCTGAGATATGTCTTCCAGGAGATATTATTATTCCTTCTTCGGACCAGGCATTTGATGAGTTAgttcatttttcttatccaaaTATTCTGGAAAACATGTCCTCAAAGGATTTTTTCAAAGCAAGAACTATATTGGCTCCCACACTAGACATCGTTGAAGAGGTCAACAACCATCTGATGGCTATCATTCCTGgaggaaaaaaattatatcttagttCGGATTCCATATGTATGGATGAAGGGAATATGGAGAGTCAACTAGATCTCTATGATCCTGAATTACTGAATAGCATAAATTGCTCTAGTTTGCCTCCACATAAATCAATACTCAAGGTTGGTGTTCCGGTGATGTTACTAAGGAATATTGACCAATCCAGTGGTCTTTGTAATGGTACAAGGCTACAAGTTAGGAAGCTTGGAAATCATGTCATAGAATGTGAAGTCTTAACGGGTAACATTGTTGGTCATATTGCTTTGATTCCAAGAATGAATATGGTACCAACAAATGAAATCGTCCCAGTTAGATTCCAACGAAGACAGTTTCCCATAATAGTATCGTTTGCCATGACAATTAATAAGTTTCAGGGACAAACTTTATCTCATGTTGGATTGTACTTGCCTAGACCAGTTTTTACACATGGCCAACTATATGTGGCactttcaagagttaaga CCTTGAATGGTGGTCATTTGAGTTGCTTATCTTGCTCTCTGGCCTTTTACCAGATCCAGAACTTGAAACATCAGTTCTTCAGTTTG TCTCAAAGAGGGGCATTCTACCTACGTGAGATTCCACTTGCTGCAACATTGGCATTTTGGGTCAAATTAAGAGGTAGAGGACTTTGGATTGGTATACATATTGGAGCTTTTGTGCAGACTCTCCTTCTTTCAATCATAACCAGTTGCATTGATTGGGAACAAAAG GTCATCAATGCAAGAAAGAGGCAATTTGAAAGGCACTCGTCCGAGGATAATGGATTGATCAGAGAAGACAATGACGAAAACTCAATTTGA
- the LOC112712004 gene encoding uncharacterized protein, with translation MSSSKKMNPPDGEEEEEEPLSKAARAVEDLYHLRDTYFPLDPNDRTSKLHHHSDLALSLLDSIPPEQRKSSLQRATFEYLRGKILDVFPDYRKEAEDHLSKAVKLNPSLADAWLCLGNCIWKKGDLSAAKNCLSLALNKGPDKNILCQLSMLKRRMSQGAENQAELVEESIQHAKQAITLDVKDGNSWYNLGNACLTSFFVTGAWDHSKLLHSLKAYQNAEKDERMKSNPDLYFNSATVNRYLENYDRALSGFEAAALKDPGLNASEEVQKIVNLLDKVDNLLRGNLRAKRVASLASSLAAVNLNSSQKRVTIDLMSEGLNRNVAVDGKVLFFLRSECVAPLYYLLCDSNQICFVLTVYGLRNDVIKEGDQLTLLDPFFRDVDVSWKEKHYQFKSIRLDFYEQMLVNGKALTPQHAVRTSIYAQHKP, from the exons ATGAGCAGCAGCAAGAAGATGAACCCTCCAgacggagaagaagaagaagaagaaccactATCCAAAGCTGCAAGAGCTGTTGAAGATCTTTACCACCTCCGAGACACTTATTTCCCGCTTGACCCTAACGACAGAACCTCCAAGCTCCACCACCATTCCGATCTCGCCCTCTCCCTCCTCGATTCCATTCCCCCAG AACAAAGAAAATCGTCTCTGCAGCGTGCAACATTTGAGTATCTTAGAGGCAAGATATTGGATGTGTTTCCTGACTATAGGAAAGAAGCTGAGGATCATCTCTCTAAAGCT GTTAAGTTAAACCCATCTCTTGCAGATGCTTGGCTATGTTTAGGTAACTGCATTTGGAAGAAAGGGGATTTATCTGCTGCAAAGAACTGCCTTAGTCTTGCATTAAACAAG GGTCCTGACAAAAATATTCTTTGTCAATTATCAATGCTTAAAAGAAGAATGTCTCAAG GTGCAGAGAATCAAGCTGAACTTGTTGAGGAAAGCATTCAACATGCCAAGCAAGCAATCACTTTGGATGTCAAGGATGGGAACTCTTGGT ATAATCTTGGAAATGCATGCCTTACAAGCTTTTTTGTCACTGGAGCTTGGGATCATAGCAAACTTTTACATTCCTTAAAAGCATATCAAAATGCC GAGAAAGATGAAAGAATGAAGTCCAATCCAGATTTATATTTTAACAGTGCTACC GTTAACAGATATCTAGAGAACTACGATAGGGCTCTTAGCGGATTTGAGGCTGCTGCTCTAAAGGATCCAGGACTCAATGCTTCAGAGGAGGTTCAGAAGATTGTCAATTTACTTGACAAGGTGGACAATCTTTTGAGG GGAAATTTACGAGCTAAGAGAGTGGCTTCTTTGGCATCATCATTGGCTGCTGTTAATT TGAACTCATCACAGAAGAGAGTTACCATAGACCTCATGTCAGAGGGTCTAAATAGAAACGTAGCAGTAGATGGGAAGGTGCTTTTCTTTCTTAGGAGTGAGTGTGTTGCTCCCCT ATACTATTTGCTTTGTGATTCGAATCAAATTTGCTTTGTTCTCACAGTTTATGGTTTACGGAATGATGTG ATTAAAGAAGGAGATCAGCTGACACTGCTTGACCCATTCTTCCGTGATGTGGACGTGTCCTGGAAGGAAAag CATTACCAGTTCAAATCTATACGCCTGGATTTCTATGAACAAATGCTTGTAAATGGAAAAGCTCTGACTCCTCAACATGCTGTCCGTACATCAATATATGCGCAACATAAACCCTGA
- the LOC112712005 gene encoding loganic acid O-methyltransferase-like, whose protein sequence is MTSLMINHPINSMASSVIRTLSQSQHMQLPMLRPTRMHALAIKSDLEIMRQQMVVVDDDESYAMKGGEGPHSYAKNSIIQKGLIDGSKRLIHEAISQSFDPKEHVHGNDEPSKPICIADLGCSTGPNTFFAMQTITEAIQQQFQSHGLASQIPDIQVLFNDQVSNDFNTLFKNLPQQRIYYATAVPGSFCGRLFPKQALHLVHSSAALCWLSKLPSEITDPDSSACNKGRIHYTDAPKEVAEAYATQYSKDMGNFLHARAQELVENGLMLLQFPVSNVLLDSDVDPAKVFELIGTCLVDMAKVGVISEEKVDSFNVPLIYPSVKAVKEILRGCDECFSIEWMEILEFKNMVSLPTVQIFISWFRAALQGMIEKHFGAEIVDELFERFAEKVKEFPDIMDTDKLKLDVLFVLLRRKNKPRP, encoded by the exons ATGACGAGTCTCATGATAAACCACCCTATTAATTCCATGGCAAGTAGTGTTATTAGGACACTTTCACAATCACAACATATGCAACTTCCAATGTTACGCCCTACTAGGATGCATGCCTTG GCCATTAAAAGTGATCTTGAGATAATGAGGCAGCAGATGGTGGTGGTGGATGATGATGAATCATATGCAATGAAAGGAGGCGAGGGTCCTCACAGTTATGCCAAAAACTCCATTATTCAG AAAGGTTTGATTGATGGCAGTAAAAGATTGATCCATGAAGCCATATCACAAAGCTTTGATCCAAAAGAACATGTTCATGGAAATGATGAACCATCAAAACCAATTTGCATAGCAGACTTAGGATGCTCAACAGGACCAAACACATTCTTTGCAATGCAAACCATAACTGAAGCAATACAACAACAATTCCAATCACATGGTCTTGCTTCTCAAATCCCAGACATCCAAGTTCTCTTcaatgatcaagtctcaaatgaCTTCAACACACTCTTCAAGAACCTTCCCCAACAAAGAATCTATTATGCAACCGCAGTTCCTGGCTCTTTCTGTGGACGCTTGTTTCCAAAACAAGCACTTCATTTGGTTCACTCTTCTGCAGCACTTTGCTGGCTCTCTAAGCTCCCCAGTGAGATCACAGACCCAGATTCTAGTGCTTGTAACAAAGGGAGGATTCATTACACTGATGCACCTAAGGAAGTGGCAGAAGCTTATGCAACTCAGTATAGCAAAGACATGGGGAATTTCCTCCATGCTAGAGCTCAAGAACTTGTGGAAAATGGGCTAATGCTACTTCAGTTTCCTGTGTCTAATGTTCTTCTTGATTCAGATGTAGACCCTGCTAAAGTTTTTGAACTCATTGGAACTTGCCTTGTGGATATGGCCAAAGTG GGAGTGATTAGTGAAGAAAAAGTGGATTCATTCAATGTGCCTTTGATATACCCTTCTGTTAAGGCTGTGAAGGAAATTCTTAGAGGATGTGATGAATGTTTTAGCATTGAGTGGATGGAAATATTGGAATTCAAGAACATGGTGTCATTGCCAACTGTGCAAATATTTATTTCATGGTTCAGAGCTGCGCTGCAAGGGATGATTGAGAAACACTTTGGAGCAGAAATAGTTGATGAGCTTTTTGAACGCTTTGCCGAGAAAGTTAAGGAATTTCCAGACATCATGGACACAGATAAACTAAAACTTGATGTGCTGTTCGTTCTTCTCAGGAGAAAGAATAAGCCAAGGCCATAG